The Roseovarius indicus genome has a segment encoding these proteins:
- a CDS encoding helix-turn-helix transcriptional regulator, protein MNRNNAHRAETSGKIVKIRRDTATPPGLGKAQALDPRRFDALTGGSEKIWGLASIARTLGVSESTVRRWAVAPEVPIYKPRGVGTYFAQRSELCAWLKGKS, encoded by the coding sequence ATGAACCGCAACAATGCGCACAGAGCTGAAACGAGCGGCAAGATCGTGAAGATCAGGCGCGACACTGCAACCCCGCCTGGCCTGGGGAAAGCGCAGGCCCTCGACCCACGGCGCTTCGACGCGTTGACAGGCGGCTCTGAGAAGATCTGGGGCTTGGCATCCATCGCTCGCACGCTCGGCGTTTCGGAGTCCACCGTGCGCCGTTGGGCGGTGGCTCCCGAGGTCCCGATCTACAAGCCGCGCGGTGTTGGAACCTATTTCGCGCAACGCTCGGAGCTTTGCGCTTGGCTGAAGGGCAAGAGCTGA
- a CDS encoding helix-turn-helix domain-containing protein, translated as MSFGATKWAIEQRGLKPGVKLLLWQLADRHNKDTRRCDPSQQGLAEDCEISRATVNRYLDKLEEANLIRRVQRADPKTKRQDRTFYLLAFDTDLEAFDADRAVSQNVTRPVSQTATRPVSQKSPKPCLKNRQSRVSDCDTNPVREPIKEPSRACARETAIKTFGESVVNAAEFWAPKVTGGGCVPSSAISIATADAMIAMKLVTGDQLRSLSVHFTHHRERAERHEQ; from the coding sequence ATGAGTTTCGGTGCAACCAAGTGGGCCATCGAACAACGCGGGCTCAAACCCGGAGTGAAATTGCTGCTTTGGCAGCTCGCGGACCGCCACAACAAGGATACGCGCCGCTGCGACCCTTCTCAGCAAGGATTGGCTGAGGATTGCGAAATCAGCCGGGCGACCGTCAATCGCTACCTGGATAAGCTTGAGGAGGCAAATCTCATCAGGCGCGTTCAGAGAGCCGATCCGAAGACGAAACGACAGGATCGAACCTTCTATCTTTTGGCCTTCGATACAGATCTTGAGGCCTTCGATGCTGATCGAGCCGTGTCTCAAAATGTGACACGGCCCGTGTCTCAAACTGCGACACGGCCCGTGTCTCAGAAATCGCCAAAGCCGTGTCTCAAAAATCGCCAAAGCCGTGTCTCAGATTGCGACACGAACCCTGTAAGGGAACCTATAAAAGAACCTTCGCGGGCGTGCGCGCGCGAAACCGCGATCAAAACTTTCGGCGAATCTGTCGTGAACGCTGCTGAGTTCTGGGCTCCGAAGGTGACTGGTGGTGGCTGTGTTCCCAGCTCTGCCATCTCAATCGCGACGGCCGATGCCATGATTGCAATGAAGCTAGTGACGGGTGACCAACTTCGGTCTCTGTCCGTGCACTTCACCCATCACCGAGAAAGAGCAGAGAGGCACGAGCAATGA
- a CDS encoding helix-turn-helix domain-containing protein — translation MRARLVGAEIALDCANESISQCSPSRPTLANNLGVSDATIRRAMAELINGGWLSRAMATARHRTVRYTFLVPGTTRGDVVPFSAGKDPNRGQRSMSPEVVR, via the coding sequence ATGAGGGCACGGTTGGTCGGTGCTGAAATTGCACTGGATTGCGCTAACGAGAGCATCAGCCAGTGCAGCCCGTCACGGCCGACTTTGGCAAATAACCTCGGTGTTTCTGATGCGACCATCAGACGAGCCATGGCTGAGCTTATCAACGGGGGCTGGCTATCGAGGGCAATGGCCACCGCGCGCCATCGTACGGTTCGTTACACGTTTCTTGTACCCGGAACGACGCGCGGCGATGTTGTGCCATTCAGCGCAGGGAAGGATCCGAACAGGGGGCAAAGGAGTATGTCGCCGGAGGTGGTTCGATGA
- a CDS encoding BCCT family transporter → MKHWADRMGLRTDPAIFFISAICTVVFVIALVIAPEPIGDAFAAGRAWIVSHIGWFFILGVNVWLGFLIWAAMSRHGHIRLGPRDSRPDYTNLSWFTMLFAGGIGTVLMFWGVAEPMSHFSTPPLPGVEPHSTEAAKDAISIATYHLALHTWAIFALPGLAFAYFINRYDLPVRVSSVFYPLLKERIYGPWGKAIDIAAVLGTLFGVAVSLGLGSSQIAAGLTSLFGLEDTVTLKVVILTVLTAVAVVSIVAGLDKGVKLLSNINIGMAVGLMIFVLICGSTLFLLRGIVETFGLYFGNLPRLAFWNDMLADINPDTDEWGWQGSWTVFYWAWTVTWSPFIGLFVARISRGRTIREFVFGVLMAPSLFTLIWFAIFGWQAMEIDGIGAAAREALGDQAGALSDAVAESVPLAMFAFFEAFPFATIVQGIAVVVVAIFFATSSDSASLVVDMLCTGSSTPGPVHQRVFWGVSEGLVAAMLIVLAGDAGLTALQQVITVVGLPIFCLVFMMIPSIILGFRNEDIDHINIGKRPGLSEF, encoded by the coding sequence ATGAAGCACTGGGCAGACCGGATGGGCCTTCGAACCGATCCCGCCATTTTTTTCATTTCCGCGATCTGCACAGTCGTCTTCGTCATAGCCCTCGTCATAGCGCCCGAACCCATCGGCGACGCCTTCGCGGCAGGCCGGGCGTGGATCGTGTCGCATATCGGCTGGTTCTTCATTCTCGGCGTGAATGTCTGGCTCGGCTTCCTGATCTGGGCCGCCATGAGCCGCCACGGTCATATCCGCCTTGGCCCGCGCGACTCGCGCCCCGACTATACCAACCTGTCATGGTTCACGATGCTGTTTGCCGGGGGCATCGGCACCGTCCTGATGTTCTGGGGGGTGGCCGAACCGATGAGCCATTTCTCCACCCCGCCGCTTCCGGGGGTCGAGCCCCATTCGACGGAAGCCGCGAAGGACGCGATCTCGATCGCGACCTATCACCTCGCGCTGCACACATGGGCGATCTTCGCGCTGCCGGGCCTCGCCTTTGCCTATTTCATCAACCGCTACGACCTGCCGGTGCGCGTCAGCTCCGTCTTCTACCCGCTGCTGAAAGAGCGCATCTACGGCCCCTGGGGCAAGGCGATCGACATCGCGGCCGTGCTGGGCACGCTTTTCGGCGTGGCGGTGTCGCTCGGCCTCGGGTCGTCGCAGATCGCCGCCGGTCTCACCTCGCTCTTCGGGCTCGAGGATACGGTGACCCTCAAGGTCGTCATCCTGACGGTGCTGACGGCCGTTGCCGTGGTCTCGATCGTGGCCGGGCTCGACAAGGGCGTGAAGCTTTTGTCGAACATCAATATCGGCATGGCGGTCGGCCTGATGATCTTCGTGCTGATCTGCGGCTCCACCCTGTTCCTGCTGCGCGGTATCGTCGAAACCTTCGGGCTCTACTTCGGCAACTTGCCGCGCCTGGCGTTCTGGAACGACATGCTGGCCGATATCAACCCCGACACCGACGAGTGGGGCTGGCAGGGCAGCTGGACGGTGTTCTACTGGGCCTGGACGGTGACCTGGTCGCCCTTCATCGGCCTTTTCGTGGCGCGGATCTCGCGCGGGCGCACGATCCGCGAGTTCGTGTTCGGCGTGCTGATGGCGCCGTCGCTCTTCACCCTGATCTGGTTCGCCATCTTCGGCTGGCAGGCGATGGAGATCGACGGCATCGGCGCCGCGGCGCGCGAGGCGCTCGGCGACCAGGCCGGGGCCCTCAGCGATGCGGTGGCCGAGTCGGTGCCGCTGGCGATGTTCGCCTTCTTCGAGGCGTTCCCCTTCGCCACCATCGTGCAGGGCATCGCCGTGGTCGTGGTGGCGATCTTCTTCGCCACCTCGTCGGACTCGGCCTCGCTGGTGGTCGACATGCTGTGCACCGGCTCCTCGACCCCCGGCCCGGTTCACCAGCGGGTCTTCTGGGGCGTGTCCGAAGGGCTTGTCGCGGCCATGCTGATCGTGCTGGCGGGCGATGCCGGCCTGACGGCCCTGCAACAGGTCATCACGGTGGTCGGGCTGCCGATCTTCTGCCTGGTGTTCATGATGATCCCGTCGATCATCCTCGGCTTCCGCAACGAGGATATCGACCACATCAACATCGGCAAACGGCCGGGCCTATCGGAGTTCTGA
- a CDS encoding winged helix-turn-helix domain-containing protein gives MGGVIAIVLILSLTAVFLFLTLPDGNAFNARVERIFVENDALTAEAEIKLLEILALSGTAFSETLTSYRIVIFVLLVFATALLIAALVFLVMLVALNRRMAQIERSGIQVSSLLISRDENTVYLNNMGFKLTEAAMETLAVLAEARMDDDVLTGAEIESVISGRSKEDCEEAAGATRIKRLRDTLGNQMISELLVKNIARRGYMLAIDKDVIRVI, from the coding sequence ATGGGCGGCGTGATCGCCATCGTGCTGATCCTGTCGCTGACGGCCGTTTTCCTGTTTCTCACCCTGCCCGACGGCAACGCCTTCAACGCCCGGGTCGAGCGCATCTTCGTCGAGAACGATGCGCTGACGGCCGAGGCCGAGATCAAGCTTCTGGAAATCCTCGCCCTGTCGGGCACGGCCTTTTCCGAAACGCTGACCAGCTATCGCATCGTGATCTTCGTGCTGCTGGTCTTTGCCACCGCGCTTTTGATTGCGGCGCTGGTCTTCCTCGTCATGCTGGTGGCGCTCAACCGCCGCATGGCCCAGATCGAGCGCTCGGGCATCCAGGTCAGCTCGCTCCTGATCAGCCGCGACGAGAACACCGTCTACCTCAACAACATGGGCTTCAAGCTGACCGAGGCGGCGATGGAAACTCTCGCCGTGCTGGCCGAGGCAAGGATGGACGACGACGTGCTCACCGGCGCCGAGATCGAGTCGGTCATCTCCGGCCGCTCCAAGGAGGATTGCGAGGAAGCCGCCGGCGCCACCCGCATCAAGCGGCTGCGCGACACGCTGGGCAACCAGATGATTTCCGAGCTGCTGGTCAAGAACATCGCCCGCCGCGGCTATATGCTGGCGATCGACAAGGACGTGATCCGGGTGATCTGA
- a CDS encoding transglycosylase domain-containing protein, producing the protein MSNNGRKKPRLVADDRRKKTTAKPKAKTTTATKRKAAPKRRRKRSSNWVVRLFGGLFGWFFRLVWAATWRITAVVVLIIGMAVLYTYSTLPDVREVLDGRARGSVTLRDRDGEVFAWRGDQFGGVVTAETVSPHLKNAVVATEDRRFYRHFGISPRGVASAIRINLSEGRGPLSGHGGSTITQQTAKLLCLGVQFDPDVWESEQDYVQDCRRTTLWRKAKEAIYSLSMEAKYTKNEILSIYLNRAYMGSGAFGAEAAAQRYFGKHAAEVTAQEAAMMAGLLTAPTRLAPTSNLERSQDRAATVLRLMREQGYLSEAEMEEAQANPATLSEAAEAQTGGYFADWVMESGPDFFTRDTTEDVLIRTTLDQRIQRAAEEALKTVFEEKVKDGSKAQAAIVVMSADGAVRAMVGGRKTKVTGAFNRATMANRQTGSAFKPFVYATALELGYSHNSTVVDEPYCLSIPGSGRWCPENYTRKHYGRVTLTDALRRSLNVPAVKVSEAVGREKVRKVASDFGIESSLADGPALALGASESTLLEMTGAYAGILNGGSSVTPYGLVELTLLGEDTPLMGTGGGIGERVIREEAAKELIFMMNQVVMSGTGGRAKLPDREVAGKTGTTQAARDAWFLGFSADYVAGVWMGYDDNSPLQGVTGGGLPAEIWRETMIRVHEGLEARPLPMLRGQDVASDRDIDPRPEQPQQQQPTQGRGESAVERILRDLLGGGNR; encoded by the coding sequence ATGAGTAACAATGGTCGGAAGAAGCCGCGGCTAGTCGCGGACGATCGGCGAAAGAAAACAACGGCGAAACCGAAAGCGAAGACGACCACGGCAACCAAGCGCAAGGCCGCGCCCAAGCGGCGGCGCAAGCGGTCGTCGAACTGGGTGGTGCGGTTGTTCGGCGGGCTCTTCGGGTGGTTTTTCCGCCTGGTATGGGCCGCCACGTGGCGGATCACCGCGGTTGTCGTGCTGATCATCGGCATGGCGGTGCTGTATACCTATTCGACATTGCCGGACGTGCGCGAGGTGCTCGACGGGCGTGCGCGCGGGTCTGTCACGCTGCGCGACCGCGATGGCGAGGTCTTTGCCTGGCGCGGCGACCAGTTCGGCGGCGTGGTGACCGCCGAGACGGTCAGCCCGCACCTGAAGAATGCAGTGGTCGCGACCGAGGACCGGCGGTTCTACCGGCATTTCGGGATCAGCCCGCGCGGTGTGGCCAGTGCCATCCGCATCAACCTGAGCGAGGGGCGCGGGCCGCTGTCGGGGCATGGCGGTTCGACCATCACGCAGCAGACCGCCAAGCTTTTGTGCCTGGGCGTGCAGTTCGACCCGGATGTCTGGGAGAGCGAGCAGGATTACGTGCAGGATTGCCGGCGCACGACGCTGTGGCGGAAGGCGAAAGAGGCGATCTATTCGCTGTCGATGGAAGCCAAGTACACCAAGAACGAGATCCTCTCGATCTACCTGAACCGGGCCTATATGGGCAGCGGCGCCTTCGGGGCCGAGGCCGCCGCGCAGCGTTATTTCGGCAAGCACGCCGCGGAAGTGACCGCGCAGGAGGCCGCGATGATGGCCGGGCTGCTGACCGCGCCGACGCGGCTGGCGCCGACCTCGAACCTCGAGCGGTCGCAGGATCGGGCGGCCACGGTGCTGCGGCTGATGCGCGAGCAGGGCTACCTGAGCGAGGCCGAGATGGAGGAGGCGCAGGCCAACCCGGCAACCCTGTCGGAGGCGGCAGAGGCGCAGACCGGCGGTTATTTCGCCGACTGGGTGATGGAATCGGGCCCCGACTTCTTTACCCGCGACACGACCGAGGACGTGCTGATCCGCACGACGCTGGATCAGCGCATTCAGCGGGCCGCCGAAGAGGCGCTGAAGACGGTGTTCGAGGAGAAGGTGAAGGACGGATCGAAGGCGCAGGCCGCGATCGTGGTGATGTCGGCCGATGGCGCGGTGCGCGCCATGGTGGGCGGGCGCAAGACCAAGGTGACGGGCGCCTTCAACCGGGCGACCATGGCGAACCGGCAGACGGGCTCGGCCTTCAAGCCGTTCGTTTACGCGACCGCGCTGGAGCTGGGCTACAGCCACAACTCGACCGTGGTCGATGAACCCTATTGCCTGAGCATTCCCGGCTCGGGCCGGTGGTGCCCCGAGAACTATACCCGCAAGCATTACGGCCGGGTGACGCTGACCGACGCGCTGCGGCGGTCGCTGAACGTGCCGGCGGTGAAGGTGTCGGAGGCGGTCGGGCGCGAGAAGGTGCGCAAGGTCGCCTCGGATTTCGGCATCGAAAGCAGTCTCGCCGACGGGCCGGCGCTGGCGCTGGGTGCGTCGGAGAGCACGCTGCTCGAGATGACGGGGGCCTATGCCGGCATCCTCAATGGCGGCTCGTCGGTGACGCCTTATGGCTTGGTCGAGCTGACCCTGCTGGGCGAGGATACCCCGCTGATGGGCACAGGCGGCGGGATCGGCGAACGGGTGATCCGCGAGGAAGCGGCGAAAGAGCTGATCTTCATGATGAACCAGGTCGTGATGAGCGGCACCGGCGGGCGGGCGAAGCTGCCCGACCGCGAGGTTGCCGGGAAGACCGGCACGACCCAGGCGGCGCGCGATGCGTGGTTCCTTGGCTTTTCGGCGGATTACGTGGCGGGTGTCTGGATGGGGTATGACGACAACTCGCCCCTGCAGGGGGTCACGGGCGGCGGGCTGCCGGCCGAGATCTGGCGCGAGACGATGATCCGGGTGCACGAGGGGCTGGAGGCGCGGCCGCTGCCGATGCTGCGCGGTCAGGACGTGGCCAGTGACCGCGACATCGATCCGCGGCCCGAACAGCCGCAGCAGCAACAGCCGACACAGGGCCGGGGCGAAAGCGCGGTGGAGCGGATCCTGCGGGACCTGCTGGGCGGCGGCAACAGGTAG
- a CDS encoding P-II family nitrogen regulator, translating to MKLIVATIKPFKLEDVREALTEIGVRGMMVTEIKGFGAQSGHTEIYRGAEYAVNFVPKIKLEVAVSASMADQVIETIAKTARTGKIGDGKIFVLDIGQAMRVRTGETNEDAL from the coding sequence GTGAAACTCATTGTAGCAACCATCAAGCCCTTCAAGCTTGAGGATGTTCGCGAAGCGCTGACCGAGATCGGCGTCCGCGGCATGATGGTGACCGAGATTAAGGGCTTCGGCGCTCAATCCGGCCACACCGAAATCTACCGCGGCGCTGAATACGCCGTGAATTTTGTCCCGAAAATCAAGCTCGAGGTCGCCGTCTCCGCATCGATGGCCGACCAGGTGATCGAGACCATCGCCAAGACTGCCCGCACCGGCAAGATCGGCGACGGCAAGATTTTCGTTCTCGACATCGGACAAGCCATGCGCGTGCGCACCGGCGAAACCAACGAAGACGCGCTGTAA
- a CDS encoding ammonium transporter: protein MKRLTKFGLGAAVLTALPSLALAQDAAAPGFDEIGPYIMTTLLFCMAGFLVFFMACGFAMLEGGLVRSKNVTMQMTKNIALYSLAAIMYWLIGFNLMYPGDGWIMAGWVGPFFSPTVLDPVGVAAADAALDYASIGSDFFFQLVFVAATASIVSGALAERIKLWPFLVFTILLTGVMYPISGSWQWGGGWLSEMGFSDFAGSTVVHSVGGWAALAGAIVLGPRIGKYSKDGKVIPIPGSNLALATLGTFILWLGWFGFNGGSQLAMGTVGDVSDVSRIFANTNMAAAAGAVTALIMTQAMYKKPDLTMVLNGALAGLVSITAEPLAPSLFGALWIGAIGGVIVVLTVPMLDKMKIDDVVGAIPVHLFAGIWGTIAVVFYNSDANIVTQITGIIAYGVFTFVGSLVLWFIIKAILGLRVSEEDEIAGLDMSELGMEAYPEFSNA from the coding sequence ATGAAACGTCTTACCAAATTCGGGCTTGGGGCCGCGGTACTGACCGCGCTGCCGTCACTGGCCCTGGCCCAGGACGCCGCGGCGCCGGGCTTCGACGAAATCGGCCCGTACATCATGACCACGCTGCTGTTCTGCATGGCGGGGTTCCTGGTGTTCTTCATGGCCTGCGGCTTTGCCATGCTCGAGGGCGGGCTTGTCCGCTCGAAGAACGTCACCATGCAGATGACCAAGAACATCGCCCTCTATTCCCTCGCGGCGATCATGTACTGGCTCATCGGCTTCAACCTGATGTACCCCGGCGACGGCTGGATCATGGCCGGCTGGGTCGGTCCGTTCTTCTCGCCGACCGTGCTTGACCCGGTGGGCGTCGCCGCGGCCGACGCGGCCCTCGACTATGCCTCGATCGGCTCGGACTTCTTCTTCCAGCTGGTCTTCGTCGCCGCCACCGCCTCGATCGTGTCGGGCGCGCTGGCCGAGCGTATCAAGCTGTGGCCCTTCCTTGTCTTCACGATCCTGCTGACCGGCGTCATGTACCCGATCTCGGGCTCCTGGCAGTGGGGTGGCGGCTGGCTCTCCGAGATGGGCTTCTCCGACTTCGCGGGTTCGACCGTGGTGCACTCCGTGGGTGGCTGGGCCGCTCTGGCCGGTGCCATCGTCCTCGGCCCCCGTATCGGCAAGTACAGCAAGGACGGCAAGGTCATCCCGATCCCGGGCTCGAACCTCGCACTGGCCACGCTGGGCACGTTCATCCTGTGGCTGGGCTGGTTCGGCTTCAACGGCGGCTCGCAGCTTGCCATGGGCACGGTGGGCGATGTCTCCGACGTGTCGCGCATCTTCGCCAACACCAACATGGCAGCCGCGGCCGGTGCCGTCACCGCGCTCATCATGACCCAGGCCATGTACAAGAAGCCTGACCTCACGATGGTGCTCAACGGTGCCCTCGCCGGCCTCGTGTCGATCACCGCCGAACCCCTCGCACCGAGCCTCTTCGGCGCGCTCTGGATCGGGGCCATCGGTGGCGTGATCGTCGTGCTCACCGTGCCGATGCTCGACAAGATGAAGATCGACGACGTCGTCGGCGCCATCCCGGTCCACCTCTTCGCAGGTATCTGGGGCACCATCGCCGTGGTCTTCTACAACAGCGACGCCAACATCGTGACGCAGATCACCGGCATCATCGCCTACGGCGTGTTCACCTTCGTGGGCAGCCTCGTGCTCTGGTTCATCATCAAGGCCATCCTCGGCCTGCGGGTCAGCGAAGAAGACGAAATCGCCGGCCTCGACATGAGCGAACTGGGCATGGAAGCCTACCCCGAGTTCTCCAACGCTTGA
- a CDS encoding antibiotic biosynthesis monooxygenase — translation MTRTMMARATPGPGQEARLKTLVDELARHVRAEPGNIRFEAFAESGGAVVMLEEYRDDAAFEAHLDEPHTRQFNEALGEVAAGGASEVTELGAIAADTPAAPGIRGIDHAGMTVPDIDAATRFFQDAFGAVTLYDVLPEDGPDMEGDGPEAELGLTAGTRIVHMRLLRLGNGPCLELFRMEGGEQAGPARLQDEGLTHLGLYVDDMEAACAAFSAAGGELLKGPHPLANNEDQEGNAGIYGRAPWGTLIELLSYPGGISHPQGAPAIRWTPHP, via the coding sequence ATGACACGCACGATGATGGCGCGCGCCACCCCCGGGCCCGGGCAGGAGGCGCGGCTGAAGACGCTGGTCGACGAGCTGGCCCGGCATGTCCGGGCCGAGCCGGGGAATATCCGGTTCGAGGCCTTCGCCGAAAGCGGCGGCGCCGTGGTGATGCTGGAAGAGTATCGCGACGACGCGGCCTTCGAGGCGCATCTCGATGAGCCACATACGCGGCAATTCAACGAGGCGCTCGGGGAGGTCGCGGCCGGTGGCGCGTCGGAGGTCACCGAGCTTGGCGCCATCGCCGCCGACACGCCGGCGGCGCCGGGCATCCGCGGGATCGACCATGCCGGGATGACGGTGCCGGACATCGACGCCGCCACCCGTTTCTTTCAAGACGCGTTCGGGGCGGTGACGCTGTACGACGTGCTGCCCGAGGATGGCCCCGACATGGAAGGCGACGGCCCCGAGGCGGAGCTTGGCCTGACCGCCGGAACGCGCATCGTTCACATGCGGCTTCTTCGGCTCGGCAACGGGCCGTGCCTGGAGCTGTTCCGGATGGAGGGCGGCGAGCAGGCCGGGCCGGCGCGCCTGCAGGACGAGGGGCTGACGCATCTGGGCCTTTACGTCGATGACATGGAGGCGGCCTGTGCCGCGTTCAGCGCTGCCGGGGGAGAGCTGCTGAAAGGCCCGCATCCGCTGGCCAACAACGAGGACCAGGAGGGGAATGCCGGCATCTATGGCCGGGCGCCCTGGGGCACGCTGATCGAGCTGCTGAGCTATCCGGGCGGCATTTCCCACCCGCAGGGCGCGCCCGCGATCCGCTGGACCCCGCATCCCTGA
- a CDS encoding Crp/Fnr family transcriptional regulator, with amino-acid sequence MVKCSDCPLRKLDVFEETRGKELEFITQLKSGEMTVDPRTRILDEGVNSPHVFTVLSGWGLREKTLEDGRRQIMNFVMPGDLLGLQAAMFDVMDHSVEALTSMTLCVFQRSDLANLFHTQPGLAHTVVWHAARGERLMDANLLSIGRCTARERIVQALLIIFGKAERLGLVSRDGSVDVPITQQHIADALGLSLVHTNRTLKALIADGLVAWRAGRLRIIDSEGMQKIAPIEVIPPRRLPLI; translated from the coding sequence ATGGTTAAATGCTCTGACTGCCCCCTTCGCAAGCTCGACGTCTTCGAGGAGACGCGCGGCAAGGAGCTGGAGTTCATCACGCAGCTGAAGTCAGGCGAGATGACGGTGGACCCGCGGACGCGGATATTGGACGAGGGGGTGAACAGCCCGCATGTCTTCACCGTTCTGTCGGGCTGGGGCCTGCGGGAGAAGACGCTCGAGGACGGGCGGCGGCAGATCATGAACTTCGTGATGCCGGGGGATCTGCTGGGGCTGCAGGCGGCGATGTTCGACGTGATGGATCATTCGGTCGAGGCGCTGACAAGCATGACGCTGTGCGTGTTCCAGCGCTCCGATCTGGCCAATCTGTTTCACACCCAGCCCGGGCTGGCGCATACGGTGGTGTGGCACGCGGCGCGGGGCGAGCGGCTGATGGATGCGAACCTTCTGAGCATCGGGCGCTGCACGGCGAGGGAGCGGATCGTGCAGGCGCTGCTGATCATCTTCGGCAAGGCCGAGCGGCTGGGGCTGGTCAGCCGGGATGGCAGCGTGGACGTGCCGATCACGCAGCAGCACATCGCCGACGCGCTGGGCCTGTCGCTGGTGCATACGAACCGGACGCTGAAGGCGCTGATCGCCGACGGGCTGGTGGCGTGGCGGGCCGGGCGGCTCAGGATCATCGACAGCGAGGGGATGCAGAAGATCGCGCCGATCGAGGTGATCCCGCCCCGCCGGTTGCCGCTGATCTGA
- a CDS encoding 1-(5-phosphoribosyl)-5-[(5-phosphoribosylamino)methylideneamino]imidazole-4-carboxamide isomerase codes for MIIYPEIAIKNGRCVTLRKGQMTLPEEHDTSPLDLARHYAAHGAEWLHVADLDATGRHSHDNTALVEQIIREVDIPVQVSGGIHKPHHIDWWIDRGAETVVIGSAAYLGPGVVRSSAERHPFRVLVSVDIRDGEVMVDGWTRPTGTPPLDFLQSFDNLCLAGVIVNDTDYDADLPDGSVALVADLARQLKTPVIASGLAKTLDHVSTLKYLGNIAGAIVGRGLHHGTFTLEEAQRIVVERDTRAMMLRRLSEGAPVKKSRITIHQGPPSEKGTSRPRGARFAKVAESHS; via the coding sequence ATGATCATCTACCCAGAGATCGCGATAAAGAACGGCCGATGCGTCACCCTTCGCAAAGGCCAGATGACATTGCCCGAAGAACACGACACCAGCCCGCTCGACCTCGCCCGGCACTACGCGGCTCACGGGGCCGAATGGCTCCACGTCGCCGATCTCGACGCCACCGGGCGCCACAGCCACGACAACACCGCGCTCGTCGAACAGATCATCCGCGAGGTCGACATCCCCGTGCAGGTCTCCGGCGGCATCCACAAGCCGCATCACATCGACTGGTGGATCGACCGCGGCGCCGAAACCGTGGTGATCGGCTCGGCCGCCTATCTCGGGCCCGGCGTTGTACGAAGCTCGGCCGAACGCCACCCGTTCCGCGTGCTCGTCTCGGTCGACATCCGCGATGGCGAGGTCATGGTCGACGGCTGGACCCGCCCCACCGGCACGCCGCCGCTCGACTTCCTGCAGAGCTTCGACAACCTCTGCCTCGCCGGCGTCATCGTCAACGACACCGACTACGACGCCGACCTGCCCGACGGCTCCGTCGCGCTCGTCGCCGACCTCGCCCGCCAGCTCAAGACGCCCGTGATCGCCAGCGGCCTCGCCAAGACGCTCGATCACGTCTCGACCCTCAAGTATCTCGGCAACATCGCCGGCGCGATCGTCGGGCGCGGCCTGCATCACGGCACCTTCACCCTCGAAGAGGCCCAGCGCATCGTCGTCGAACGCGACACCCGCGCGATGATGCTCCGCCGCCTGTCCGAGGGCGCGCCCGTCAAGAAATCCAGGATAACGATCCACCAGGGACCGCCTTCCGAAAAGGGCACCTCTCGTCCCCGGGGTGCCCGGTTTGCCAAGGTCGCGGAATCGCATAGCTGA